CTCTTTTGGCGGATCCACGATTCTTCTGCGTAAATTAgttggaaaaataaaataatatcaaTTTATAAATATGTATGTTTAAGCTATACTTTTTTATTTAGAAGTGGTGTAAAAGATGCGGCAATTGATGGTTTTGGTTGCATATTCGTAAAGTATTGGTTACTTTTATGTTCCGTGATGAtgtttaatatttttttttgtgattttagATAATGCACAACAAAAAGATGAAGAGTCCGATGGATTTGACATGTCAGACATCCTTGAACAAAGTTGAGACAAGAAAGTCTCTGGAGTTTTACACCGAACAAGAATATGGTGACAGAGTTGTTGCAAAATGTTTAAAGAGGTATGCTGGTAAATCTGAATCAATtgatatatatattcataattgTAGTGGCAGGAGTGCTCTCTAATATAGTAATAAGTAATATGTTTATGATATATAAATTTGTAGTCCCCATTCCAATTTCTGTTTTTTAGCATACAAAATTACGAATGCTTAACAATTTATTATAGTTTAGATCTTCGACTATTCATAAAAGTATATTTGTTTCATATCTTGCATATGCTACCTATTATTTAATTCTTATCAGTACAGTTtcttaatttccaaattaattttGAGTGGATCTCGAAATTTAGTTTTATACTTCTGAGTTTGGCCAAATCTCATGTttacttctctttcttttttcaCATGTAAAACAAATATGAACTAATCCTTTTTTTTTCTAAATGATCTTGAATTGTGTATATTGGTTGATAATGCATAGACTTCCTTTTTTAAGATTCTTTCCTGACGTTCATGACAGTGGAAGATTGAGAAGTCACAAAAAAGAAACATTCATTAAATCATGGGATGTCACGGATCTGCATCGTTCTCCTACTCTTTTTCTTTCTGGTGAGGTGATGAAAAAGATGGTTGTCAGCAAGAAAAAGGTCTGTATATATGTATACAAAATATGTGTTATTAGCTATGTCTGTCAAAAGTTGGCCTCTATATTTTGTTTTTTGTATGCAACTGTAGTTTTTGTTTCCTTTTTCAAATGTCTTTCAGTTTTAATAGTCTGGGCCTATTGGTTCTTACTCATAGATTTTTTTTATCTTACATAGATTATCGATTAACAAATGGAAATATCCTTCAGTTTTATAGTTTTTGGTGTTAAGTGAAAGAATATGTTTTGATGACGTCTTACATATTTATTTATGCTGGATTCCAGACATTGGAATTTGATGATTGTGTTAGAAAGTTCATGGAGTCCAGCAAGTTCGTGGTGTCTGAAAACTTGTGTGGGGACATTGAGAAGCTGGATGAGGCCACCGAGCAGTTAAAAAATTTGATTTACAGAGGTAATAAATGTTTACTTTCTTGTTTCTTTATCTTTGAATTGGACGATAAAAAGTTGGATACTGATGAAATTTATATGTACAGACCTAAGGTTAGCTGATTGTGTACAAAGTGATGTTGTTGAGCGCCTTGTTCAAATACTCGAAAATATCGAGTACAGAGGCATGCAGGTTTGTTGAGTTGATGCATTGTGAACTTTCTGAATGCTTTTTAGATTATTTATTTAAGGTCACGTCTCTTTAAAACTTTTGCATATTTATCACAGTATCAGGCTGTTCGTATCCTTTCGACCGTAAGCTATGATAAATGCAGAGAAGTAATAAACGAGCAGGCAGTTCCAGTCCTAGTGAAACTTATGACTATTCCCTTCAATCAATTAGCTGACGCGGTAatcttatatatattttttatttatattagcTGGTCAGTTTCCCTATATTGGTTTTAATTGAATACAGATGTAACTAGATCGAGATACTATGTAAATGTGTAGGCTGTGATTACATTGACCCATTTAGCTTGTGCATCCTCCAATTGTGTAAAGGTTATCGTTGATAACTTTGCGTTGGGAAGTGCTTGGGAAATTGTTAAAATTTTTAAAGAATATGAAGGAAATCATGTTATACACAACATATCCATGCTTTTGGTAGCTGTTTGTCGCGCAAACATTTTTTCTGCTGATCAGGTTATTTGCCAGTCTCTTTCTATTTCTCTTTTCCCTGTGGAGGTATTTTATAAAATTCTCATTTGAATTTGAAACAACTCTATCTTTGGCAGGAGAAAAGTGCTATTATAATTTTGCAAAACCTCCTTCAAAAAGAGATGTATAATTCTTCTACCTTGCATATAAAACGAGCCTGCTACGCACTTTCATATCTTTCTTATGAGAGACATGTGGAAGTTACAAAAGAAGTGTGTAAAAATCTTGTTGAGCTACTCTTGTAAGTCATTTTGGTCTTTTTTTCATTTGTGCATATATCTTTcgtaatttattttttaatttaatagtCATTATGTTTACAATTGTGCAAGTCATGATGAGATGTCGGTTGTGGGTTCTGCACTTGGAGTTGCTGGAAATATTGTCAGATGGGGATCTCTTATTCAGATTCAGGTATGATTGAGCGACAAACCATTTTATTTAATGTCTTATTTTTCTTGACCCCAATCCTTTAAAAGAACAAGTAGAAGCTTGCTGAGCTGTTCGCCGGGGCTGTTTATCTTGCAATTTTTTTGGGAAAGGATACTGGCTTCTTTTACTTGCCCTGTCTAATATTTTCCTATTGTGTATACTTAAGTTTTATAAACTACGCATATTATTCAAATATGCAGATTGTATAAGAATATGGTTTAATTAACTTCTTTTTAGCATGGGTGTGTACTGTTGATCTCTGGCAGCGTTCCTCGTGATTTTATTGAGTAGTCTGCATTGTCTAAATAACTTACATATATTCTTCCAGTATATGACCAAAGATTGTCAGCTTCTGAAATGCCTTGGGAAGAGCGTGTTGTGTTCTGAAATTAAGAAGTTTCGCAAGGAAGCTTGCCAGATAATCTCAAACGTAGCTGCTCGAAGCGAGATACAGATAAAAGTTGGTTTTAATATATATCATTGAATTCACTAAATTATGTTAGTCCATGAAATAAATTGTATTTGATAATTTGTAGCCATCTAATCTTGTTACCGGTATTAATAGGATGAAGCTGGCTTAATAGAGCGTCTCCGCAAACTGCTTGAAAATGATGAACCTGATGTGAAGATGGAGGCAGCTTGGGCAATTTATAATACCATCTATGGCTTTTAAATTTGGTTCTATCGACTTTTAAATTGGGTTCTATCGATGAGTACAATATGagtatatattaaaaataaacatctTTTGATTTTATGTAACTAGAAAATTTAAGGGTCGGTAAAACAGTGCAAGTTGCTTGCCTACCCTCCCTTGGCAAATCCTTCTTATGGTGATTCTCTGTCTATAGTATGTCATATTTTAACACATTGTGGAAATAAATGAAACCTAATTCTGAACAGCAGAATCATTCTCTATACTATAATGACACTGTACATATAGAAAAAGAGCCGGCTGAAGGCTACGCATGGCGCAAAAGGTGAGAATAGCTAGTGTCTACCGCAAAAGGTGAAGCCTTGCACGGGCTGTAAAGCTAGTTAGGGAGAAACGGGGTTATGAACCATACACAAAAAATGATGAAACCACAACTAGTCTAACGCGGCAATTTGAAACTAGGGTGCCTAGTATTTAAAATCCCAGGTTATTACTGTGTATTCGATATTTCAGTGGTTACATTGATAGATGATGACATTTGAAGTGCTCAGGGGAGAGAGTtacatttttaaaaaaactgcCGCATATATCTCCATAGCATAATTTGtatatttctaaaaatattgAAGCAAGGCATAATCACGAGAAAGTTTCAAAAAGATATTAAGTAAGAAAAATGAACGTCCACTGTGATAGATTATGCGTCTCTTTTACCAAAACCAATATGTTTCTCAGTTGATTCACTGCAGCCAGCTACAattagaaaaacaaaaaaaatgaaaaaaagaaGTAAAATTAAAAGGATAGTCAAAAAACTTTAACTCACCCGGTGGGCTTGGCAATTCCGATAAGCCAACTTATTGGCTTATAAGGCCGTAACAACTtattgacgagtgtttgtcgacccaaatTATAAGTTGAATTTTCAACATATAagcttataagctgataagttgaatgttagtaacaacgtactttttctcaacttattttttatttttaatttttttatcaattttagttttaaaatatacttttaaaatgttaatcaaacttaaattatataaattaagataattatatttaaaaattatttattttagttcattttaataaaaaaaaatctgacttgtaagttaaattatccaaacacttatataacttataagcatttatTAACTTATCACTTATCAATTACTTATTCgatttaagtcataagttacttattttaagatttcccaaacgggcacatTACCTCATCACAAAGTTTATAGCCCTATTGCTTCTCTCCCAGGCTAATAAGCGTTTCTCCGTCATGACATCTAGCCATAAATACAAAAATGCAAGCCCTTACCCTAAACTTCAAAAGAGGCCTCCATAAGCATGGATGCGGCATCTGGGTCATCAATGCccaaataatttttaaatttaaatacaGTTTCAATTTCATCACCCTAAACTTCAATAGAGGTCTCTAAGTTCTTCACTTCCAGCAGGAATCACAGAAGAAACATACCTAGAAATCCATGCATACTAATTCAATAGAAACACTACAAACAA
This genomic interval from Apium graveolens cultivar Ventura chromosome 8, ASM990537v1, whole genome shotgun sequence contains the following:
- the LOC141678696 gene encoding importin subunit alpha-1a-like — protein: MGINVDVQSRQHDGAATLKSAHEYSLIMNLINDDIENVEENVNFHLPKVMNKILSKAFDADVAEQADQIMHNKKMKSPMDLTCQTSLNKVETRKSLEFYTEQEYGDRVVAKCLKSGRLRSHKKETFIKSWDVTDLHRSPTLFLSGEVMKKMVVSKKKTLEFDDCVRKFMESSKFVVSENLCGDIEKLDEATEQLKNLIYRDLRLADCVQSDVVERLVQILENIEYRGMQYQAVRILSTVSYDKCREVINEQAVPVLVKLMTIPFNQLADAAVITLTHLACASSNCVKVIVDNFALGSAWEIVKIFKEYEGNHVIHNISMLLVAVCRANIFSADQEKSAIIILQNLLQKEMYNSSTLHIKRACYALSYLSYERHVEVTKEVCKNLVELLFHDEMSVVGSALGVAGNIVRWGSLIQIQYMTKDCQLLKCLGKSVLCSEIKKFRKEACQIISNVAARSEIQIKDEAGLIERLRKLLENDEPDVKMEAAWAIYNTIYGF